The following coding sequences are from one Halomonas sp. HAL1 window:
- a CDS encoding LacI family DNA-binding transcriptional regulator, translated as MIKKSKPESEMGYSNKVTASDVAKQAGVSKWTVSRAFSQGASISPKAREKVLKAATELGYRPNLLARSLTKRKTRLIGLVVDEMDNPNLLRLINETSLKLQKRGYLSMLINISELGEQEKQISLADQFQIDGLIFLGTALTEELVDLAQKIQHIPLIVLYRNSNTPHIQVVSTDGYSAGIQIATFLARQGYQRIGYMSGPVSESTQLNRLEGFRDGLAKHDLEVDLILEAGHYGREAGFNTLNQYLATLGGSLRIEALFCENDILAIGAIDALHNRGNSNRIGIVGFDDIDEASSPHYALTTYRQPLEQLVDEAIRRLEGNKEATRQLLLPGELIIRQSH; from the coding sequence ATGATCAAAAAGTCCAAACCTGAGAGTGAAATGGGTTATTCGAATAAAGTTACTGCTAGCGACGTAGCAAAACAGGCAGGTGTGTCCAAATGGACGGTGTCTCGTGCTTTTTCTCAAGGAGCTTCTATCTCTCCCAAGGCTCGTGAAAAAGTACTGAAGGCGGCAACAGAGCTTGGTTACCGCCCAAACTTGTTGGCGCGTAGCCTCACTAAACGCAAAACCCGTCTCATTGGCTTAGTTGTGGATGAAATGGACAATCCGAACCTTTTACGGTTGATAAACGAAACAAGCTTAAAGCTCCAGAAGCGTGGATATCTCTCGATGCTGATCAATATCTCCGAGCTTGGGGAACAAGAGAAACAGATTTCACTTGCTGACCAATTTCAAATTGATGGGCTAATTTTTCTAGGCACCGCCTTGACCGAAGAACTGGTAGACCTAGCTCAGAAAATTCAGCATATTCCGTTGATCGTTCTTTATCGCAACAGTAATACCCCTCATATCCAGGTTGTTTCAACCGACGGGTACAGTGCTGGAATCCAGATCGCCACGTTTCTGGCAAGGCAAGGCTACCAACGTATTGGTTATATGAGCGGACCAGTTAGCGAGTCGACGCAGCTCAACCGCTTAGAAGGATTCCGGGATGGCCTTGCCAAGCATGATCTAGAGGTCGATTTAATCTTAGAAGCTGGCCACTATGGGCGCGAAGCGGGCTTTAATACGCTGAATCAGTACTTGGCAACTCTAGGCGGGAGTCTCCGTATTGAAGCCCTATTTTGTGAGAACGATATTCTTGCTATCGGTGCGATTGACGCGCTGCACAATAGAGGAAACTCAAACAGAATCGGTATTGTGGGCTTTGACGATATAGACGAAGCATCCTCTCCTCACTACGCACTAACCACCTACCGGCAACCATTAGAGCAGTTGGTTGACGAGGCAATTCGTCGCTTAGAGGGAAACAAGGAAGCAACGCGCCAACTTCTCTTGCCTGGGGAGTTGATCATCCGTCAATCCCATTAA
- a CDS encoding Gfo/Idh/MocA family protein, translating to MLNGEKKIERPLRWGMVGGGRTGQVGYKHRTGALRDGTYQLVAGAFDLDAERGRDFGTNLGVSADRCYATYQDLINGEANREDGVEVVSIATPNFTHYEITKACLNAGLHVICEKPLFFTVAECEEIAVLADDKNLIVGVTYGFSGHPLVHQMAAMVQKGMLGDIRIVDMQYTHGFNSGDDANAGEAVKWRTNPETAGPTFVLGDIGTHLYYLSEVVLPHLKIEKLLCDRKAFIPTRQPLEDNATVLTHYDNGARGRLWVSSVNAGHMGSQRYRFVGSTASLEWSDAHPDQLIYEVQGEPPRTLHHGMPYLEEESLAIDRMGALHAEGLGDSWANIYLWIAQAIDAKQRGDSEFLNTHHYPGIKAGTEGVRWLENCVRSADAGSAWVDFQ from the coding sequence ATGTTAAACGGCGAAAAGAAAATTGAACGTCCACTACGCTGGGGAATGGTAGGCGGTGGCCGCACTGGTCAGGTTGGCTATAAGCACCGTACTGGTGCCTTGCGTGATGGCACCTATCAGTTGGTAGCGGGTGCTTTTGATCTGGATGCTGAGCGCGGAAGAGATTTTGGCACGAATCTAGGGGTGTCCGCAGATCGTTGTTATGCAACCTACCAGGATCTTATCAATGGGGAAGCAAATCGAGAGGATGGCGTTGAAGTTGTTTCCATTGCCACACCCAACTTTACCCATTATGAAATCACTAAAGCGTGCTTGAACGCCGGTTTACATGTGATCTGCGAAAAACCACTGTTCTTCACCGTTGCGGAGTGCGAAGAGATTGCTGTGCTTGCCGACGACAAGAATTTAATCGTAGGCGTTACCTATGGGTTCTCGGGTCATCCTCTAGTGCATCAAATGGCCGCGATGGTACAGAAAGGGATGCTGGGTGATATCCGTATCGTCGACATGCAATATACCCACGGTTTCAACTCTGGAGATGATGCAAACGCCGGGGAAGCCGTTAAATGGCGCACTAATCCTGAAACCGCTGGCCCTACCTTCGTGCTAGGGGATATTGGTACCCATCTTTATTATCTTTCCGAGGTAGTGCTGCCACATTTAAAGATCGAGAAATTACTTTGCGATCGCAAGGCTTTTATTCCGACCCGGCAGCCGCTTGAAGACAATGCCACAGTATTGACTCACTACGATAACGGTGCCCGTGGCCGACTTTGGGTGTCATCAGTTAACGCGGGCCATATGGGCTCTCAGCGTTACCGTTTTGTGGGCTCCACAGCTTCTCTTGAGTGGTCAGATGCTCATCCCGATCAGTTGATCTATGAAGTGCAAGGTGAGCCTCCTCGCACCCTACACCATGGCATGCCTTATCTCGAAGAGGAGAGCCTGGCGATTGATCGCATGGGCGCACTGCATGCCGAGGGTCTGGGCGATAGTTGGGCCAATATTTATCTATGGATTGCCCAGGCTATTGATGCCAAGCAGCGCGGTGATAGTGAGTTTCTTAACACTCACCATTACCCCGGTATTAAGGCGGGGACTGAAGGCGTGCGCTGGCTCGAAAACTGCGTACGTTCTGCTGACGCTGGTTCGGCATGGGTCGATTTCCAATAA
- a CDS encoding sugar phosphate isomerase/epimerase — MKLSICTDVMADLSFTDMLDKCIELGVEGIEMTGGGWSPASHFRADELLADKSLLNKKMREIEARGLNIAALNCSGNPLDPGGLGERHRKEIEQTIRLAGEIGIKKVVTMSGLPAAAPGDSVPNWLVYTKSWPEEMPERDRYQWEDCAFPYWHGLVKLADEVGVEKYALENFSAMLVWNPETLFRLRDEVGPKVGMNLDPSHLFWKGACPIAAARALGDAIHHVHGKDTRIERGLADVNGLLELREVTDVVNRAWNYVAVGAGHDLQWWKEFFSVVRMLGYNDWVSLEMEDFTMSTEAGIQSSIDALQQTISK; from the coding sequence ATGAAACTTTCTATTTGTACTGACGTAATGGCGGATCTGTCCTTCACCGATATGCTCGACAAGTGCATTGAACTAGGGGTTGAAGGCATTGAAATGACAGGTGGCGGCTGGTCACCAGCTTCCCATTTTCGTGCTGATGAGCTATTGGCTGACAAGAGTCTTCTGAACAAAAAAATGCGTGAGATTGAAGCCAGGGGCCTCAACATTGCTGCACTTAATTGTTCTGGAAACCCTCTCGATCCCGGTGGACTAGGCGAGAGGCACCGAAAAGAAATTGAACAAACCATCCGTCTTGCTGGCGAGATTGGAATAAAGAAAGTCGTCACCATGTCAGGATTGCCGGCAGCAGCACCGGGCGACAGCGTGCCCAATTGGCTGGTTTACACCAAAAGCTGGCCGGAAGAGATGCCTGAGCGCGACCGCTATCAGTGGGAAGATTGCGCTTTTCCTTATTGGCACGGACTGGTCAAGCTAGCCGATGAAGTGGGGGTTGAGAAATATGCCCTGGAGAATTTTTCGGCAATGCTGGTGTGGAACCCCGAGACGCTTTTCCGTCTACGCGACGAAGTAGGCCCCAAAGTGGGCATGAATCTAGACCCATCGCATTTGTTCTGGAAAGGGGCTTGCCCAATCGCGGCTGCCCGAGCTCTGGGCGATGCCATTCATCATGTCCATGGTAAAGACACTCGAATTGAGCGCGGACTGGCTGATGTGAATGGACTGCTCGAACTGCGAGAGGTCACCGATGTGGTCAACCGCGCCTGGAACTATGTAGCTGTGGGGGCTGGGCATGACCTGCAATGGTGGAAAGAGTTTTTCTCTGTTGTTCGCATGCTGGGCTACAACGACTGGGTTAGCCTCGAAATGGAAGACTTCACAATGTCTACAGAAGCAGGCATTCAGTCTTCGATTGATGCGCTACAGCAAACTATAAGCAAGTAA
- a CDS encoding sugar ABC transporter substrate-binding protein encodes MKKLSMIPLMMTLVSAPTLAEELNIGVSFFNLDERFIIGLRESLEEAAEAQGMDINVEDARNDIGRQLSQVQNFIAGGVDGIIVNPVHSDSTSAMSQAAANAGIPLVYVNRQPVDIESLPEGQAFVGSDEKESGTLQTQEVCRQLGGEGELLVMMGTLGDNAAEVRTQDVHDVIATPECSGLEIVEQQEADFQRIEGNNLMTNWLTSGLEFDAVIANNDEMAIGAIQALKNIGYDMDDVIVAGIDATSDALSAMQAGELDITVFQNGPAQGEGAVNTLNRLIEGEDVDNAVWVPFELVTPDNLDEYIGRN; translated from the coding sequence ATGAAAAAGCTAAGTATGATTCCGCTTATGATGACATTGGTCAGTGCGCCGACGTTAGCCGAAGAGCTCAACATTGGCGTAAGTTTCTTTAATCTTGATGAACGCTTCATCATCGGTTTGCGCGAGAGCCTTGAAGAGGCTGCAGAAGCACAGGGCATGGACATAAATGTTGAAGATGCTCGCAACGATATTGGCCGTCAACTTAGCCAAGTACAAAACTTCATTGCAGGGGGAGTCGACGGCATTATTGTCAACCCTGTACATTCTGACTCCACTAGTGCCATGAGCCAAGCTGCTGCCAATGCGGGTATACCACTGGTCTATGTTAATCGTCAGCCCGTCGATATTGAGTCGCTGCCCGAGGGACAGGCTTTTGTCGGTTCTGATGAAAAAGAGTCTGGCACCTTGCAAACTCAGGAGGTCTGCCGCCAATTAGGTGGAGAAGGGGAACTCTTGGTCATGATGGGCACGTTAGGCGACAACGCCGCCGAGGTTCGTACCCAGGATGTGCATGATGTCATCGCTACTCCAGAGTGTAGTGGGCTTGAGATCGTGGAGCAGCAAGAGGCTGACTTCCAGCGGATCGAAGGGAATAACTTGATGACGAATTGGCTGACTTCAGGCCTCGAGTTCGATGCTGTGATTGCTAATAATGATGAAATGGCTATCGGCGCTATCCAGGCGCTAAAAAACATTGGTTACGACATGGATGATGTCATCGTTGCTGGCATCGACGCCACCAGCGACGCATTGTCTGCCATGCAGGCTGGCGAGTTGGATATCACCGTTTTCCAGAATGGCCCAGCTCAAGGGGAGGGAGCTGTCAATACGCTGAACCGGCTTATCGAAGGAGAAGATGTCGATAACGCCGTTTGGGTACCTTTTGAGTT